The following proteins are co-located in the Rheinheimera salexigens genome:
- a CDS encoding DUF962 domain-containing protein yields MSKQYKNFAEFYPFYLSQHTNQACRRLHFIGSSIIIMLLIYVAISGKLLLLWLLPVIGYGFAWLGHFVFEKNRPATFTYPIYSLIGDWVMFKDILIGKIKF; encoded by the coding sequence ATGTCTAAACAATATAAAAATTTTGCTGAGTTTTACCCATTTTACTTAAGCCAACACACTAACCAAGCCTGCCGTCGGCTGCATTTTATAGGTTCTAGTATCATTATTATGCTACTTATCTATGTTGCTATATCAGGCAAACTGCTTCTACTGTGGCTACTCCCTGTCATTGGTTATGGTTTTGCCTGGCTGGGCCATTTTGTGTTTGAAAAAAATAGGCCAGCAACTTTTACTTATCCAATTTACAGCTTAATAGGTGATTGGGTGATGTTTAAAGATATTTTAATTGGCAAGATTAAGTTTTGA
- the flhB gene encoding flagellar biosynthesis protein FlhB has product MAADDSAEKTEQPTAKKLQDAAEKGQIARSKDLGTAFVLIGSACAILMFGKMLAMGILTIGQRMLRLDQKDMFEVNSMFTAWGEVGKELIPPMAGIFAVILAAAFIGNTLLGGFNFSMQAAAPKASKMSVFKGFKRMFGLQAFVELLKSFLKVIVVVGIAYLLLKFFFDDIMSLSLMSEPNNIESALYFLAWIFLGLCSSVSVIALVDAPYQKWNHIKQLKMSLQEIKDEHKNSEGSPEIKQRIRRTQMEMSMKRMMQEVPKADVIVTNPTHYAIALKYDQGKFKAPVVVAKGVDEVAMHIRKIANEHKIPVLESPALARSIFHTTKVDHPIPEQLFAAVAQVLAYVYQLKMHKKGKGTRPKALAKDLPIPDDYRH; this is encoded by the coding sequence ATGGCAGCAGATGATAGTGCGGAAAAAACCGAACAGCCCACGGCTAAGAAGCTGCAAGACGCAGCCGAAAAAGGCCAGATAGCCCGATCCAAAGACTTAGGAACGGCCTTTGTTTTAATTGGTAGTGCCTGCGCCATACTGATGTTTGGCAAAATGTTAGCGATGGGGATCTTAACTATTGGTCAGCGCATGCTGCGCTTAGACCAAAAAGATATGTTTGAAGTTAATTCTATGTTCACGGCATGGGGTGAAGTAGGTAAAGAGCTTATACCGCCTATGGCAGGTATTTTTGCCGTTATTTTAGCCGCAGCTTTTATTGGTAATACCTTATTAGGTGGCTTTAATTTTAGTATGCAAGCCGCAGCCCCTAAAGCCAGTAAAATGAGTGTATTTAAAGGCTTTAAACGCATGTTTGGTTTACAAGCTTTTGTTGAGCTATTAAAAAGCTTTTTAAAAGTTATCGTTGTTGTCGGCATTGCCTATTTATTATTAAAATTCTTTTTCGACGACATTATGTCGTTATCTTTGATGAGTGAGCCGAATAATATTGAGTCGGCTTTATACTTTTTAGCATGGATATTTTTAGGACTATGCTCCAGCGTATCGGTGATTGCTTTAGTGGATGCACCGTATCAAAAGTGGAACCATATAAAACAACTTAAGATGTCGTTGCAGGAAATAAAAGACGAGCATAAAAATAGTGAAGGTAGCCCAGAGATAAAGCAGCGTATTCGTCGCACTCAGATGGAAATGTCGATGAAACGGATGATGCAAGAAGTACCCAAAGCCGATGTTATCGTTACCAACCCGACACACTACGCCATAGCGCTAAAATACGACCAAGGTAAGTTTAAAGCCCCCGTTGTAGTGGCTAAAGGTGTGGATGAAGTAGCCATGCATATTCGTAAAATAGCCAACGAGCATAAAATCCCGGTATTAGAATCGCCAGCATTAGCCCGTTCTATCTTCCACACTACAAAAGTAGATCACCCCATCCCAGAGCAGCTATTCGCCGCCGTAGCCCAAGTACTCGCCTATGTGTATCAATTAAAAATGCACAAAAAAGGCAAAGGTACTAGACCTAAAGCCCTAGCCAAAGATCTGCCTATTCCTGATGATTATCGCCATTAA